One segment of Streptomyces sp. YIM 121038 DNA contains the following:
- a CDS encoding dihydrolipoamide acetyltransferase family protein, with product MTTMTDTTSAVREFKMPDVGEGLTEAEILKWYVAAGDTVTDGQVVCEVETAKAAVELPIPFDGTVRELRFAEGTTVDVGQVIITVDVSGGAAPAPAAAPEPAPSAEPAAPSGRQPVLVGYGVAESSTKRRARKQVPGQADPSPAAAAVQAELNGHSAPPPAPEAAAPAPAGARPLAKPPVRKLAKDLGVDLATVTPTGPDGVITREDVHAAVAPAPAPAAPAAAGVQEPVAVVAGDARETRIPVKGVRKATAQAMVSSAFTAPHVTEFVTVDVTRTMKLVEELKQDRAFEGLRVNPLLLISKALLVAIRRNPGVNAAWDEANQEIVQKHYVNLGIAAATPRGLIVPNIKDAHAQTLPELAASLGELVSTAREGRTSPGAMQGGTVTITNIGVFGIDTGTPILNPGESAILAVGAIKLQPWVHKGKVKPRQVTTLGLSFDHRLVDGELGSKVLGDVAAILEQPKRLMTWA from the coding sequence GTGACGACAATGACTGACACCACGTCGGCCGTCCGCGAGTTCAAGATGCCCGACGTGGGCGAGGGACTCACCGAGGCGGAGATCCTCAAGTGGTACGTGGCCGCGGGCGACACCGTCACCGACGGCCAGGTCGTGTGCGAGGTGGAGACGGCCAAGGCGGCCGTGGAGCTGCCGATCCCGTTCGACGGCACGGTCCGTGAGCTCCGGTTCGCCGAGGGCACGACCGTGGACGTCGGCCAGGTGATCATCACCGTGGACGTGTCCGGGGGCGCGGCGCCCGCGCCCGCCGCGGCGCCGGAGCCCGCGCCGTCGGCGGAGCCCGCGGCCCCCTCGGGGCGCCAGCCGGTCCTCGTCGGGTACGGCGTCGCGGAGTCCTCCACCAAGCGCCGCGCCCGCAAGCAGGTTCCGGGCCAGGCCGATCCCTCGCCCGCCGCGGCCGCCGTCCAGGCCGAGCTGAACGGCCACAGCGCGCCGCCGCCCGCTCCGGAGGCGGCGGCTCCCGCGCCCGCCGGTGCCCGGCCGCTGGCCAAGCCGCCGGTGCGCAAGCTCGCCAAGGACCTGGGCGTGGACCTCGCCACGGTCACGCCGACGGGCCCGGACGGCGTCATCACCCGCGAGGACGTGCACGCGGCGGTGGCCCCGGCGCCCGCGCCCGCGGCCCCCGCGGCCGCGGGGGTCCAGGAGCCCGTAGCGGTGGTGGCCGGGGACGCGCGGGAGACCCGCATCCCGGTCAAGGGCGTCCGCAAGGCGACCGCGCAGGCGATGGTCAGCTCGGCGTTCACGGCGCCGCACGTCACGGAGTTCGTGACGGTGGACGTGACGCGCACGATGAAGCTCGTCGAGGAGCTGAAGCAGGACCGGGCCTTCGAGGGCCTGCGGGTCAACCCGCTCCTGCTGATCTCCAAGGCGCTCCTGGTGGCGATCCGCCGCAACCCGGGGGTGAACGCCGCCTGGGACGAGGCGAACCAGGAGATCGTCCAGAAGCACTATGTGAACCTGGGCATCGCCGCGGCGACCCCGCGCGGTCTGATCGTGCCGAACATCAAGGACGCGCACGCCCAGACCCTGCCCGAACTGGCCGCCTCGCTCGGCGAGCTGGTGTCCACGGCCCGCGAGGGCAGGACGTCGCCCGGCGCGATGCAGGGCGGCACGGTGACGATCACGAACATCGGCGTCTTCGGCATCGACACGGGCACGCCCATCCTGAACCCCGGGGAGTCCGCGATCCTCGCGGTCGGCGCGATCAAGCTCCAGCCGTGGGTCCACAAGGGCAAGGTGAAGCCGCGCCAGGTGACCACCCTCGGCCTCTCCTTCGACCACCGCCTGGTGGACGGGGAGCTGGGCTCGAAGGTGCTCGGCGACGTGGCGGCGATCCTGGAGCAGCCCAAGCGGCTGATGACCTGGGCGTAA
- a CDS encoding serine hydrolase produces the protein MRRASAAAVITAGAVMTTTVITVPAAHAAAPPKPSISAKGGFLMNSGTGKTLFTKGADTRLKTGSTTKIATALTVLNQPGLNLNRKVKYQKAYSDYIVRNGASSAKGLIVGDTATVRELLYGLMLPSGCDAAYALADTYGKGSSRAARVKSFIGKMNKTARDLGLRNTHFDSFDGISNGANYSSPRDLTKLTVKAMKNSLFRTVVKTKGYKAKPKMPNGGTRGMPVWGNTNQLLGTYRGAIGVKTGSGAQAKFNLVFAATRNGKTVVGTVLTAPTKEARYKDAKKIMDYGFRVA, from the coding sequence ATGCGCCGGGCCTCGGCCGCCGCCGTCATCACGGCCGGCGCCGTCATGACGACGACGGTCATCACGGTCCCCGCCGCGCACGCCGCCGCGCCGCCCAAGCCGTCGATCTCGGCCAAGGGCGGCTTCCTCATGAACAGCGGCACGGGCAAGACGCTGTTCACGAAGGGCGCCGACACCCGCCTCAAGACGGGGTCCACCACCAAGATCGCGACCGCGCTCACGGTGCTGAACCAGCCGGGGCTGAACCTGAACCGCAAGGTCAAGTACCAGAAGGCGTACAGCGACTACATCGTCCGCAACGGCGCCTCCTCGGCCAAGGGCCTGATCGTCGGCGACACCGCCACGGTCCGCGAGCTGCTCTACGGCCTGATGCTGCCGTCCGGCTGCGACGCCGCCTACGCCCTCGCCGACACCTACGGCAAGGGCTCCTCGCGCGCCGCCCGCGTGAAGTCCTTCATCGGCAAGATGAACAAGACCGCGCGCGACCTGGGCCTGCGCAACACGCACTTCGACTCGTTCGACGGCATAAGCAATGGCGCGAACTACTCCTCGCCGCGCGACCTCACCAAGCTGACGGTCAAGGCGATGAAGAACTCGCTCTTCCGCACCGTCGTGAAGACCAAGGGCTACAAGGCCAAGCCCAAGATGCCCAACGGCGGCACCCGTGGGATGCCGGTCTGGGGCAACACCAACCAGCTGCTCGGCACCTACCGCGGTGCCATCGGCGTGAAGACGGGCTCCGGCGCCCAGGCCAAGTTCAACCTGGTCTTCGCCGCGACCCGCAACGGCAAGACGGTCGTCGGCACCGTCCTGACCGCGCCGACGAAGGAAGCCCGTTACAAGGACGCCAAGAAGATCATGGACTACGGCTTCCGCGTCGCGTAA
- a CDS encoding GntR family transcriptional regulator, protein MPTAPAAPPAPVTSGPVTAAASPGKQPPAAERVYAHVKRAVLERHYEGGTLLTEGELAEAVGVSRTPVREALLKLEVEGLLRLYPKKGALVLPVSAQEIADVVETRLLVETHAVRKAVPAPPGLLDRLAELLEKQRAQATAGDLAGAATTDRCFHATIVRSGGNEILARLYDQLRDRQLRMGVAVMHSHPDRIAKTLAEHEEILAALTAEDADAAVAVVTRHVGWFQNLARGATR, encoded by the coding sequence ATGCCGACCGCGCCTGCCGCTCCCCCCGCCCCCGTCACGTCCGGCCCCGTCACGGCCGCTGCCTCGCCCGGGAAACAGCCCCCCGCCGCCGAGCGCGTCTACGCGCACGTGAAGCGGGCCGTCCTGGAGCGGCACTACGAGGGCGGCACGCTCCTGACCGAGGGCGAGCTGGCCGAGGCCGTGGGGGTGTCCCGCACACCGGTGCGCGAGGCGCTCCTGAAGCTGGAGGTGGAGGGGCTGCTCCGGCTCTACCCGAAGAAGGGCGCGCTCGTCCTGCCCGTCTCCGCGCAGGAGATCGCGGACGTCGTCGAGACCCGGCTCCTGGTGGAGACCCACGCGGTGCGCAAGGCGGTGCCCGCGCCGCCGGGCCTGCTCGACCGGCTCGCCGAACTCCTCGAGAAGCAGCGGGCGCAGGCGACGGCGGGCGACCTCGCGGGGGCGGCCACCACGGACCGCTGCTTCCACGCCACGATCGTCCGCAGCGGCGGCAACGAGATCCTGGCGCGCCTGTACGACCAGCTGCGCGACCGCCAGCTGCGGATGGGCGTCGCGGTGATGCACTCCCACCCCGACCGGATCGCCAAGACCCTGGCCGAGCACGAGGAGATCCTGGCCGCGCTGACGGCCGAGGACGCGGACGCCGCGGTGGCGGTCGTCACCCGGCACGTCGGCTGGTTCCAGAACCTGGCCCGGGGGGCCACGCGATGA
- a CDS encoding MFS transporter, giving the protein MSASATRAGRLPGDPPGGRRAVFVWSVGVAVYFVAVTFRTSLGVAGLDAADRFHVNASALSTFSILQLLVYAGMQIPVGLMVDRLGTKKVLTLGAVLFTAGQLGFALAPSYGTALAARALLGCGDAMTFISVLRLGTRWFPARRGPLVAQLAGLVGMAGNLVSTLVLARLLHDIGWTRAFAGSALAGVVVLVLMALFLKDHPEGHEPPPRAARDAAGPGFVREQIARSWREPGTRLGLWVHFTTQFPAMVFLLLWGLPFLVEAQGLSRGAAGDLLTLVVLSNMAVGLVFGQIVARHHAARLPLALGTVGATAVVWAGVLAYPGDHAPLWLLVVLCVVLGACGPASMIGFDFARPANPPERQGTASGITNMGGFVASMTTLLAVGVLLDATGDDYRIAFSSVFVLQALGVSQILRLRGRAARRERERLVASRVETVHVPAA; this is encoded by the coding sequence ATGAGCGCCTCCGCCACCAGGGCCGGGCGGCTGCCCGGGGATCCGCCGGGCGGACGGCGGGCCGTCTTCGTGTGGTCCGTCGGCGTCGCCGTCTACTTCGTCGCCGTCACCTTCCGTACGTCGCTCGGCGTCGCGGGCCTGGACGCCGCCGACCGCTTCCACGTCAACGCGTCGGCCCTGTCGACGTTCTCCATCCTCCAGCTCCTCGTGTACGCGGGCATGCAGATACCCGTCGGCCTGATGGTCGACCGGCTCGGCACGAAGAAGGTCCTCACGCTCGGCGCGGTCCTGTTCACCGCGGGGCAGCTCGGCTTCGCGCTCGCGCCCTCGTACGGGACGGCGCTCGCCGCCCGCGCGCTGCTCGGCTGCGGCGACGCGATGACGTTCATCAGCGTGCTCCGGCTCGGCACCCGCTGGTTCCCGGCCCGGCGCGGGCCCCTGGTCGCGCAGCTCGCGGGCCTGGTGGGCATGGCGGGCAACCTGGTCTCCACGCTCGTCCTGGCCCGGCTCCTGCACGACATCGGCTGGACCCGGGCGTTCGCGGGCAGCGCGCTCGCCGGAGTCGTCGTCCTCGTCCTCATGGCGCTGTTCCTGAAGGACCACCCCGAGGGCCACGAGCCGCCGCCGCGGGCCGCCAGGGACGCGGCCGGGCCCGGCTTCGTGCGCGAGCAGATCGCGCGGTCCTGGCGGGAGCCCGGCACCCGGCTCGGCCTGTGGGTGCACTTCACCACGCAGTTCCCGGCGATGGTGTTCCTGCTGCTGTGGGGCCTGCCGTTCCTGGTCGAGGCGCAGGGCCTCAGCCGGGGCGCGGCGGGCGACCTGCTGACCCTCGTCGTCCTGTCGAACATGGCGGTCGGCCTGGTCTTCGGCCAGATCGTGGCCCGGCACCACGCGGCGCGGCTGCCGCTGGCGCTCGGCACGGTGGGAGCTACCGCGGTGGTCTGGGCCGGTGTCCTCGCGTACCCCGGCGACCACGCGCCGCTGTGGCTGCTGGTGGTGTTGTGCGTGGTGCTCGGGGCGTGCGGCCCCGCCTCGATGATCGGTTTCGACTTCGCGCGCCCGGCGAACCCGCCGGAGCGCCAGGGCACGGCCTCGGGCATCACCAACATGGGCGGCTTCGTGGCGTCCATGACCACGCTGCTCGCGGTCGGCGTCCTCCTCGACGCCACGGGCGACGACTACCGGATCGCGTTCTCCTCGGTCTTCGTGCTTCAGGCGCTCGGGGTGAGCCAGATCCTGCGGCTGCGGGGGCGCGCGGCGCGGCGGGAGCGCGAGCGGCTCGTCGCGAGCCGGGTGGAGACGGTGCACGTGCCCGCGGCGTGA
- a CDS encoding maleylpyruvate isomerase family mycothiol-dependent enzyme translates to MSLHPSLQTYADAWAHAVEAISELVTPLAEGEWNQPTPCPGWSVRDIVSHVIGLDCEMLGDPRPIHTLPRDLYHVKTEGQRYMEMQVDVRRHHTAPEMTSELEYTIIRRNRQIRNESRAPETMVRGPLGTEQSLELAMRIRAFDVWVHEQDLRVTLGRPGNLDSPGAYVARDLMLYGLAKVVAKKAGAPANSAVVVDVSGPVEFLRTVRVDAEGRGTVDNTPSLGPLVTIATDWETYARLACGRVAHTAVRDRVKVEGDQELGEAILGDFSVTP, encoded by the coding sequence GTGAGTCTCCATCCCAGCCTGCAAACCTACGCCGATGCCTGGGCCCACGCCGTGGAAGCGATATCCGAGCTGGTGACCCCGCTCGCCGAGGGCGAGTGGAACCAGCCAACCCCGTGCCCGGGCTGGTCCGTGCGGGACATCGTCTCGCACGTCATCGGCCTGGACTGCGAGATGCTCGGCGATCCGCGCCCGATCCACACGCTGCCGCGCGACCTGTACCACGTGAAGACCGAGGGCCAGCGGTACATGGAGATGCAGGTGGACGTCCGCCGCCACCACACGGCACCGGAGATGACCTCCGAGCTGGAGTACACGATCATCCGCCGCAACCGGCAGATCCGGAACGAGTCGCGCGCCCCGGAGACCATGGTGCGCGGCCCCCTCGGCACCGAGCAGAGCCTCGAACTCGCCATGCGGATCCGGGCCTTCGACGTGTGGGTGCACGAGCAGGACCTGCGGGTCACGCTGGGCAGGCCGGGAAACCTCGACTCGCCGGGCGCGTACGTCGCCCGCGATCTGATGCTGTACGGCCTCGCGAAGGTCGTCGCCAAGAAGGCGGGCGCCCCCGCGAACTCCGCCGTCGTCGTGGACGTGAGCGGGCCCGTGGAGTTCCTGCGCACGGTGCGCGTGGACGCGGAGGGCAGGGGCACCGTCGACAACACCCCCTCGCTGGGCCCGCTCGTCACCATCGCCACCGACTGGGAGACGTACGCGCGTCTCGCCTGCGGGCGCGTGGCGCACACGGCGGTCCGCGACCGCGTGAAGGTCGAGGGCGACCAGGAGCTGGGCGAGGCGATCCTGGGGGACTTCTCCGTCACCCCGTGA
- a CDS encoding carbon-nitrogen family hydrolase, whose amino-acid sequence MRASLLQIAVEDDESVKSRRLRVSSLVREVAERESPDLIVLPELWTTGAFGYEAFATEAEPLEGPTYEAMAEAARDAGVWLHAGSVPERAASDGGAAGEGALYNTSLVFSPAGELAGAYRKIHRFGFDKGEAVLMGAGRELVTVRTPEAVLGLATCYDLRFPELFRGLVDAGAEVFVVPAGWPARRRAHWSLFARARAVEDQVIVLACGTAGAHAGVPQAGASVVVDPWGEVLAEAGPSGAEVLTVDLDLAKVAEVREQFPALKDRRLGVAEPRL is encoded by the coding sequence GTGCGCGCCTCTCTCCTCCAGATCGCCGTAGAGGATGACGAATCAGTCAAGTCCCGGCGGCTGCGGGTCTCTTCGCTGGTGCGCGAGGTGGCCGAGCGGGAGAGCCCCGATCTGATCGTCCTGCCCGAGCTGTGGACCACCGGGGCCTTCGGGTACGAGGCGTTCGCCACGGAGGCGGAACCGCTGGAGGGTCCGACGTACGAGGCGATGGCCGAGGCCGCGCGCGACGCGGGCGTGTGGCTGCACGCGGGCTCCGTCCCCGAGCGCGCCGCGTCCGACGGCGGCGCCGCGGGCGAGGGGGCCCTCTACAACACCTCCCTCGTCTTCTCGCCCGCCGGTGAGCTCGCCGGCGCCTATCGAAAGATCCACCGCTTCGGCTTCGACAAGGGCGAGGCCGTGCTGATGGGCGCGGGCCGCGAGCTGGTCACCGTCCGGACGCCCGAGGCGGTGCTCGGCCTCGCCACCTGCTACGACCTGCGCTTTCCCGAGCTCTTCCGGGGGCTCGTGGACGCGGGGGCCGAGGTCTTCGTGGTGCCCGCGGGGTGGCCCGCGCGGCGGCGCGCGCACTGGTCGCTGTTCGCGCGGGCGCGGGCGGTGGAGGACCAGGTGATCGTGCTCGCGTGCGGGACCGCGGGGGCGCACGCGGGGGTGCCGCAGGCGGGGGCGAGCGTGGTGGTCGACCCCTGGGGCGAGGTGCTCGCGGAGGCGGGGCCCTCCGGGGCGGAGGTCCTCACCGTGGATCTCGACCTTGCCAAGGTCGCGGAGGTCCGGGAGCAGTTCCCGGCGCTGAAGGACCGGCGGCTGGGCGTGGCCGAGCCCCGGCTTTGA
- a CDS encoding LURP-one-related family protein has product MRLLVRDRLFGIGDDYWIEDDRGRKVFLVDGKAMRLRDTFELKDPQGRVLIDIHAKMLALRDTMVIEREGEPLARIKRKRLSLLRNHYRVELADGSTVLDVSGKIFDREFAIEYEGELLADVSRRWFSVRDTYGLHITRDDADPALLVAITVCVIRLAEKEHGED; this is encoded by the coding sequence ATGAGGCTTCTCGTGCGCGACCGTCTGTTCGGCATCGGTGACGACTACTGGATCGAGGACGACCGGGGCCGCAAGGTCTTCCTCGTCGACGGCAAGGCCATGCGGCTGCGGGACACCTTCGAGCTGAAGGATCCGCAGGGGCGGGTGCTCATCGACATCCACGCCAAGATGCTCGCCCTGCGCGACACGATGGTGATCGAGCGCGAGGGCGAGCCGCTGGCCAGGATCAAGCGCAAGCGGCTCTCGCTGCTGCGCAACCACTACCGCGTGGAGCTGGCCGACGGCAGCACCGTGCTCGACGTCAGCGGCAAGATCTTCGACCGCGAGTTCGCGATCGAGTACGAGGGGGAGCTGCTCGCGGACGTCTCCCGCCGCTGGTTCAGCGTGCGGGACACCTACGGCCTCCACATCACCCGCGACGACGCGGACCCGGCCCTCCTGGTGGCCATCACGGTCTGCGTCATCCGCCTCGCGGAAAAGGAACACGGCGAGGACTAG
- a CDS encoding M18 family aminopeptidase, translated as MRTRPRFDRGHTDDLMSFLAASPSPYHAVASAAERLEKAGFRQVEETDAWDASSGGKYVLRGGAIIAWFVPEGARAHTPFRIVGAHTDSPNLRVKPLPDAGAHGWRQVAVEIYGGPLLNSWLDRDLGLAGRLTLRDGSTRLVNVDRPLLRVPQLAIHMDRSVPTEGLKLDKQKHMQPIWGLGDDVREGDLIRFVEEECDLAPGEVTGWDLMTHSVEAPAYLGRDRELLAGPRMDNLLSVHAGTAALAAVATASGADALPYVPVLAAFDHEENGSQSDTGADGPLLGGVLERSVFARGGSYEDKARAFAGTVCLSSDTGHAVHPNYAERHDPTHHPRANRGPILKVNVNNRYATDGAGRAVFAAACEKAGVPFQSFVSNNAMPCGTTIGPITAARHGIKTVDIGVAILSMHSVRELCGVDDPPMLADALRAFLEG; from the coding sequence ATGCGCACACGCCCCCGCTTCGATCGCGGTCACACCGACGACCTGATGTCCTTCCTCGCGGCCAGCCCGTCGCCGTACCACGCCGTGGCGAGCGCCGCGGAGCGGCTGGAGAAAGCGGGCTTCCGGCAGGTCGAGGAGACCGACGCCTGGGACGCCTCGAGCGGCGGCAAGTACGTGCTGCGCGGCGGCGCGATCATCGCCTGGTTCGTGCCGGAGGGCGCACGTGCCCACACCCCGTTCCGCATCGTCGGCGCGCACACCGACTCCCCGAACCTGCGGGTGAAGCCGCTGCCGGACGCCGGTGCCCACGGCTGGCGCCAGGTGGCCGTCGAGATCTACGGCGGGCCGCTGCTCAACTCCTGGCTGGACCGCGACCTCGGCCTCGCGGGCCGCCTCACCCTGCGCGACGGCTCCACCCGCCTGGTCAATGTGGACCGCCCGCTGCTCCGCGTGCCCCAACTGGCCATCCACATGGACCGTTCGGTGCCCACCGAGGGCCTCAAGCTGGACAAGCAGAAGCACATGCAGCCCATCTGGGGCCTGGGCGACGACGTGCGCGAGGGCGACCTGATCCGCTTCGTGGAGGAGGAGTGCGACCTCGCCCCCGGCGAGGTGACCGGCTGGGACCTGATGACCCACTCCGTCGAGGCGCCCGCGTATCTGGGCCGCGACCGCGAGCTGCTCGCGGGCCCGCGCATGGACAACCTCCTGTCCGTGCACGCCGGTACGGCCGCGCTCGCCGCCGTGGCCACCGCCTCCGGCGCCGACGCGCTGCCGTACGTCCCGGTGCTCGCCGCCTTCGACCACGAGGAGAACGGCTCGCAGTCCGACACCGGCGCCGACGGTCCGCTGCTCGGCGGCGTCCTGGAGCGCTCGGTGTTCGCCCGCGGCGGCTCGTACGAGGACAAGGCCCGCGCCTTCGCGGGCACGGTCTGTCTGTCGTCCGACACCGGGCACGCCGTGCACCCCAACTACGCGGAGCGGCACGACCCGACGCACCACCCGCGCGCCAACCGGGGCCCGATCCTGAAGGTGAACGTCAACAACCGCTACGCCACCGACGGCGCGGGCCGCGCGGTGTTCGCCGCCGCGTGCGAGAAGGCGGGCGTGCCGTTCCAGTCGTTCGTCTCCAACAACGCGATGCCCTGCGGCACGACCATCGGCCCCATCACGGCGGCGCGGCACGGCATCAAGACGGTCGACATCGGCGTCGCGATCCTGTCCATGCACAGCGTGCGCGAGCTGTGCGGCGTCGACGACCCGCCCATGCTGGCGGACGCGCTGCGGGCGTTCCTCGAAGGCTGA
- a CDS encoding acyl-CoA dehydrogenase gives MGHYKSNLRDIEFNLFEVLGRDKLYGTGPFAEMDVETAKSVLSELARLAENELAASFEDADRNPPVFDPETNTAPVPASFKKSYQAFMDSEYWRLGLPEEIGGTTSPRSLIWAYAELLLGSNPAIWMYSSGPAFAGILFEEGNDVQKKIAEIAVEKQWGSTMVLTEPDAGSDVGAGRTKAVQQEDGSWHIEGVKRFITSGEHDMSENILHYVLARPEGAGPGTKGLSLFLVPKYEFDFETGELGARNGVYATNVEHKMGLKASNTCEMTFGDQHPAKGWLIGDKHDGIRQMFRIIEFARMMVGTKAISTLSTGYLNALEYAKERVQGPDLAQFMDKSAPKVTITHHPDVRRSLMTQKAYAEGMRALVLHTAAVQDEIAVKEATGEDATALHALNDLLLPIVKGYGSEKAYEQLAQSLQTFGGSGYLQEYPIEQYIRDAKIDTLYEGTTAIQGQDFFFRKIVRNQGAALNGLAEDIKKFLAVGTGGEELAGAREELAKAAVELEAMVGVMLTDLAATEQDVKSIYKVGLNTTRLLLASGDVVVGYLLLRGAAVAAEKLPTAASKDVPFYQGKIAAARFFAANVLPGVATQRALAEGVGLDLMELDEAAF, from the coding sequence ATGGGGCACTACAAGTCGAATCTCCGCGACATCGAGTTCAACCTCTTCGAGGTCCTCGGCCGCGACAAGCTGTACGGCACCGGCCCGTTCGCGGAGATGGACGTCGAGACCGCCAAGAGCGTCCTCAGCGAGCTCGCCCGCCTCGCGGAGAACGAGCTGGCCGCTTCCTTCGAGGACGCCGACCGCAACCCTCCGGTCTTCGACCCGGAGACCAACACCGCCCCCGTCCCGGCCTCCTTCAAGAAGAGCTACCAGGCCTTCATGGACTCCGAGTACTGGCGCCTCGGCCTGCCCGAGGAGATCGGCGGCACCACCTCGCCCCGCTCCCTGATCTGGGCGTACGCGGAGCTGCTCCTCGGCTCGAACCCGGCGATCTGGATGTACTCCTCGGGCCCGGCGTTCGCCGGGATCCTCTTCGAGGAGGGCAATGACGTCCAGAAGAAGATCGCCGAGATCGCCGTCGAGAAGCAGTGGGGCTCGACGATGGTCCTCACCGAGCCGGACGCCGGTTCGGACGTAGGCGCGGGCCGCACCAAGGCCGTGCAGCAGGAGGACGGCTCCTGGCACATCGAGGGCGTGAAGCGCTTCATCACGTCCGGCGAGCACGACATGTCGGAGAACATCCTCCACTACGTCCTCGCCCGCCCCGAGGGCGCGGGCCCCGGCACCAAGGGCCTGTCCCTCTTCCTCGTCCCGAAGTACGAGTTCGACTTCGAGACGGGCGAGCTCGGCGCCCGCAACGGCGTGTACGCGACGAACGTCGAGCACAAGATGGGCCTCAAGGCGTCCAACACCTGCGAGATGACGTTCGGCGACCAGCACCCCGCCAAGGGCTGGCTGATCGGCGACAAGCACGACGGCATCCGCCAGATGTTCCGCATCATCGAGTTCGCCCGCATGATGGTCGGCACGAAGGCGATCTCCACCCTCTCCACGGGCTACCTCAACGCCCTGGAGTACGCCAAGGAGCGCGTCCAGGGCCCCGACCTCGCCCAGTTCATGGACAAGAGCGCGCCCAAGGTGACGATCACCCACCACCCGGACGTGCGCCGCTCCCTCATGACGCAGAAGGCGTACGCGGAGGGCATGCGCGCCCTGGTCCTGCACACCGCCGCCGTCCAGGACGAGATCGCGGTCAAGGAGGCGACGGGCGAGGACGCCACCGCCCTGCACGCGCTCAACGACCTGCTGCTCCCCATCGTCAAGGGCTACGGCTCCGAGAAGGCCTACGAGCAGCTGGCCCAGTCGCTCCAGACCTTCGGCGGCTCGGGTTATCTGCAGGAGTACCCGATCGAGCAGTACATCCGCGACGCCAAGATCGACACTCTCTACGAGGGCACGACCGCGATCCAGGGCCAGGACTTCTTCTTCCGGAAGATCGTCCGCAACCAGGGCGCCGCGCTCAACGGCCTCGCCGAGGACATCAAGAAGTTCCTCGCCGTCGGCACCGGGGGCGAGGAGCTCGCCGGGGCCCGCGAGGAGCTGGCCAAGGCCGCCGTCGAGCTGGAGGCCATGGTCGGCGTCATGCTGACCGACCTCGCCGCCACCGAGCAGGACGTGAAGTCGATCTACAAGGTCGGGCTCAACACCACCCGCCTGCTGCTCGCCTCCGGTGACGTGGTCGTGGGCTATCTGCTGCTCCGCGGTGCCGCCGTGGCCGCCGAGAAGCTGCCGACCGCGGCCTCGAAGGACGTGCCCTTCTACCAGGGCAAGATCGCCGCGGCCAGGTTCTTCGCGGCGAACGTCCTGCCGGGCGTCGCCACCCAGCGCGCCCTCGCCGAGGGCGTCGGCCTCGACCTGATGGAGCTCGACGAGGCCGCGTTCTAG
- a CDS encoding alpha/beta fold hydrolase: MPAHPQTPTSATDSPAPTAPAPGATFARTAAGTGPGVLLAHGAGGSTAANYGPVLDALTPTHRVVGVDYPGTGATPRSQTPLALDALADELVAAADAEGLESFALVGYSLGTAVALRAATRHPERVTALVLTAPFARPDTRTRLTAEVWRGLAASGDRDTLARFLLPLALSPAALASLSAADTEATVRGTAESIPEGSADHVDLVARVDVRADLARIAVPTLAIITTEDQLIPPALQREAAAGIAGARTADLATGHLPFAEQPAQWQRLISDFLDGQPAHRGGRK; this comes from the coding sequence ATGCCCGCACACCCGCAGACGCCGACCTCAGCGACGGATTCGCCGGCCCCGACCGCACCCGCGCCCGGCGCGACGTTCGCCCGCACGGCCGCGGGCACGGGCCCCGGCGTACTGCTCGCCCACGGCGCGGGCGGCTCGACAGCGGCCAACTACGGCCCGGTTCTCGACGCGTTGACGCCGACGCACCGCGTCGTGGGCGTCGACTACCCGGGCACGGGAGCCACCCCCCGGTCGCAGACCCCGCTGGCCCTGGACGCCCTCGCGGACGAGCTGGTCGCGGCGGCCGACGCCGAGGGCCTGGAGAGCTTCGCCCTGGTGGGCTATTCGCTGGGCACGGCCGTGGCGCTGCGGGCGGCGACGCGCCACCCGGAGCGGGTGACGGCCCTGGTCCTGACGGCCCCCTTCGCCCGCCCGGACACCCGTACGCGACTGACGGCCGAGGTCTGGCGCGGCCTCGCCGCGTCCGGTGACCGGGACACCCTGGCCCGGTTCCTGCTGCCGCTCGCGCTGAGCCCGGCGGCCCTCGCGTCCCTGTCCGCCGCCGACACGGAGGCGACCGTGCGGGGCACGGCGGAGTCGATCCCGGAGGGCTCGGCCGACCATGTGGACCTGGTGGCCAGGGTCGACGTGCGGGCCGACCTGGCGCGGATCGCGGTGCCGACGCTGGCGATCATCACGACCGAGGACCAGCTGATCCCGCCCGCGCTCCAGCGCGAGGCGGCGGCCGGCATCGCGGGCGCCCGGACGGCGGACCTCGCGACGGGCCACCTGCCCTTCGCCGAGCAGCCCGCCCAGTGGCAGCGGCTGATATCCGACTTCCTGGACGGCCAGCCCGCACACCGGGGCGGGAGGAAGTAG